A section of the Methanoregula formicica SMSP genome encodes:
- a CDS encoding COG1361 S-layer family protein, with product MRIGQIITSLFVALLLSLAVGVASGAYTNINEDPVSGTYYTGKVYVAETVFEPGTFFTGDKGTVTYKITNGNTNTSIKLNHAIFRDSTFSLLSGNYDSTSTLGPLQTRPFTFSIVANGAGGDYYPTFSVSLYDSDLNHKTLLQIDNTPLELTVVDKPDAFTQGKKKTIYLQVANPRKNNVRNVILTASGTGITANPERVFIGDLAAAAKTPVNVSLTPDQETTLILHLAYNNGDNPHDVTMEIPITFGHDKKQADPVMSNIQVMPEGVNYRVTGDVTNAGLETANAVMVTALPPAVPEDPYKTYVVQALKPDDFGSFEITFSTDGTVESVPVQISFKDSDGNTYTSVRNITVPDGRLAAVKDNGPPLVPIIAALVVVAIFVGGWYFYLRKKKQ from the coding sequence ATGAGAATCGGCCAGATCATCACATCACTCTTTGTCGCCCTGCTGCTCAGCCTTGCAGTTGGCGTTGCCAGCGGAGCGTACACGAATATCAACGAGGATCCGGTCTCCGGAACCTATTATACCGGGAAGGTCTATGTTGCCGAGACGGTCTTCGAACCCGGCACGTTTTTTACCGGGGATAAGGGGACCGTGACCTACAAGATCACGAATGGAAACACAAACACCAGCATCAAGCTGAACCATGCGATCTTCCGGGACAGCACCTTCTCCCTGCTGAGCGGCAACTACGATAGCACATCGACCCTTGGCCCGCTCCAGACACGGCCGTTCACCTTCTCCATTGTGGCAAACGGGGCCGGGGGGGATTACTACCCGACCTTCTCCGTCAGCCTGTACGATTCCGACCTCAACCATAAGACGCTGCTCCAGATCGACAATACTCCCCTTGAACTGACGGTCGTTGACAAGCCTGACGCCTTCACGCAGGGGAAGAAAAAGACCATCTACCTGCAGGTGGCAAACCCGCGGAAAAACAATGTGAGAAATGTGATCCTCACCGCTTCCGGCACCGGCATAACCGCCAATCCCGAGCGGGTGTTCATCGGCGATCTTGCAGCTGCAGCAAAAACACCGGTCAATGTCTCCCTCACCCCGGACCAGGAGACCACGCTCATCCTCCACCTGGCCTACAACAACGGCGACAACCCCCACGACGTGACCATGGAGATCCCCATCACGTTCGGGCATGACAAGAAACAGGCGGACCCGGTAATGAGCAACATCCAGGTGATGCCGGAGGGAGTGAACTACCGTGTGACGGGCGATGTAACCAATGCCGGGCTCGAGACGGCAAACGCGGTCATGGTGACGGCTCTCCCGCCGGCAGTCCCGGAAGACCCGTACAAGACCTACGTGGTCCAGGCACTCAAGCCGGATGACTTCGGAAGCTTCGAGATCACCTTCTCAACCGATGGCACCGTTGAGAGTGTCCCCGTCCAGATCTCGTTTAAGGACAGCGACGGGAACACCTACACCTCGGTCCGGAACATCACGGTCCCCGACGGCAGGCTCGCAGCCGTGAAAGATAACGGCCCGCCGCTCGTCCCCATCATTGCCGCGCTTGTCGTTGTCGCCATATTTGTCGGCGGATGGTACTTCTACCTCAGGAAGAAGAAACAGTGA
- a CDS encoding Yip1 family protein, giving the protein MTHSIIDILFRPGQFFSGLDTEKERMTLPLLILLAGGITAAAYGYLIGGVTAQMMGGAMAGLDTIVLLSSVIGAFLGVFIFWVIWAALVFGISLVFKGSGSFSGTLLVIGYGYLPQVIGTVITLIAAFEYVPKIVVPKITSSMMQDPAAVQQVTAALMKDPAMVELTQISALVTIVFLLWSANIWIFGIQHARKLAVRDAAICVGIPVIAWIFYMIYTLGVS; this is encoded by the coding sequence ATGACGCATTCTATTATTGATATCCTCTTCCGGCCCGGCCAGTTCTTTTCGGGCCTTGATACAGAAAAAGAGCGTATGACCCTGCCGCTGCTCATCCTCCTTGCCGGGGGCATTACCGCCGCGGCGTACGGATACCTGATCGGCGGGGTAACTGCGCAGATGATGGGCGGCGCCATGGCCGGCCTTGACACGATTGTCCTTTTGTCATCCGTAATCGGTGCGTTCCTCGGAGTCTTCATTTTCTGGGTCATCTGGGCTGCTCTCGTGTTTGGCATATCCCTGGTATTCAAGGGGTCCGGGAGTTTTTCCGGTACCTTACTGGTCATCGGGTACGGCTACCTTCCCCAGGTGATCGGCACGGTCATCACCCTCATCGCAGCGTTCGAGTACGTGCCGAAGATCGTTGTCCCGAAGATCACGTCCTCCATGATGCAGGACCCTGCGGCAGTGCAGCAGGTAACCGCTGCCCTGATGAAAGACCCGGCCATGGTGGAGCTGACCCAGATCTCGGCCCTTGTCACCATCGTCTTCTTACTCTGGAGTGCGAACATCTGGATCTTCGGCATCCAGCACGCACGGAAACTGGCGGTGCGGGACGCAGCTATCTGCGTTGGCATTCCGGTCATTGCCTGGATCTTCTACATGATTTATACGCTTGGAGTATCGTAA
- the acs gene encoding acetate--CoA ligase gives MTEDFDVRLVEDVKSYTPDPQYRKNAWMGDYQKVYNEFLADPDAFWEKMAKELDWIKPWNKVKEWNYPYAKWFTGARLNVSANCLDRHVNNSRRNKVALIWKGEEGRERIFTYQKLLSQVARFANALKKIGVKKGDTVCIYMPLVPEQVIAMLACARIGAVHSVVFGGFGAAALNMRIKDADAKVVITADITIRRGKAIQLKAIVDEAIINAPTVENVIVLRRREPPVDLHEKELDFYEMMNGMPDVCPPEVMDAEDPFFILYTSGSTGKPKGIVHTCGGYMVGTYYTSKYIFDIKDNDTYWCTADPGWITGHSYIVYGPLAVGATVFITELTPDYPDAGSFWNLIEEQKITIFYTAPTAIRMFMKMGESWPDKYDLSSLRIIGSVGEPLNPEAFEWYYRVIGKSKTPILDTWWQTETGMHMITTMIGETMHPGFAGKPIPGIEADVVDKDGTSVKPGTGGLLVIKSPWPSMLRTVYKDDERYRKYWETIPGVYTVGDLAVKGKDGYIMILGRSDDIIIVAGHNIGTAEVESALVSHHAVAEAAVIGKPDVVKGNSIKAFVILRVGNLPSDRLKQDLLHHVRTTLGPIAMPHEIDFVDKLPKTRSGKIMRRVLKAKEMGMDPGDISTLEE, from the coding sequence ATGACAGAAGATTTCGATGTCAGGCTTGTCGAGGATGTGAAATCGTACACTCCCGACCCACAGTACAGGAAAAATGCATGGATGGGAGATTACCAGAAAGTGTACAACGAGTTTCTGGCAGACCCTGATGCGTTCTGGGAGAAGATGGCAAAGGAGCTTGACTGGATTAAGCCGTGGAACAAGGTTAAGGAGTGGAACTACCCCTATGCGAAGTGGTTCACCGGTGCCCGGCTGAATGTATCGGCAAACTGTCTTGACCGCCATGTCAATAACAGCAGGCGCAACAAGGTCGCCCTGATCTGGAAAGGCGAAGAGGGCAGGGAGCGGATATTCACCTATCAAAAACTCCTCTCGCAGGTTGCACGTTTTGCCAATGCCTTAAAAAAGATCGGCGTTAAGAAGGGCGACACTGTCTGCATCTACATGCCGCTTGTCCCTGAACAGGTCATTGCCATGCTTGCCTGCGCCCGGATCGGCGCAGTCCACAGCGTTGTGTTCGGAGGGTTCGGTGCTGCGGCGCTCAACATGCGTATCAAGGATGCCGATGCAAAGGTTGTCATCACGGCAGACATCACGATCCGTCGCGGCAAGGCAATTCAGCTCAAGGCGATCGTGGACGAGGCCATCATCAACGCCCCAACGGTTGAAAATGTCATCGTTCTCCGGCGACGTGAGCCCCCGGTTGACCTTCATGAGAAAGAACTGGACTTCTACGAGATGATGAACGGGATGCCCGATGTCTGCCCTCCCGAGGTGATGGATGCCGAGGACCCGTTCTTCATCCTGTACACGAGCGGTTCGACCGGGAAACCCAAGGGCATCGTCCACACCTGCGGCGGGTATATGGTCGGCACGTACTACACGAGCAAGTACATCTTCGACATCAAGGACAACGACACCTACTGGTGCACGGCAGATCCCGGCTGGATCACCGGTCACAGTTATATCGTGTACGGCCCCCTTGCCGTCGGCGCAACCGTGTTCATCACCGAGCTGACACCGGACTACCCGGATGCGGGGAGTTTCTGGAACCTGATCGAGGAGCAAAAGATCACCATCTTTTACACGGCGCCAACAGCCATCCGTATGTTCATGAAGATGGGGGAGTCCTGGCCGGACAAGTATGACCTGAGCTCGCTGCGCATCATCGGCTCTGTCGGAGAGCCCCTGAACCCCGAGGCGTTCGAGTGGTATTACCGGGTCATCGGCAAATCGAAGACACCCATCCTGGACACGTGGTGGCAGACCGAGACGGGCATGCACATGATAACAACGATGATCGGTGAGACCATGCACCCGGGATTTGCCGGGAAACCCATCCCGGGCATCGAAGCTGATGTCGTAGACAAAGACGGAACCTCCGTTAAACCCGGTACCGGTGGGCTCCTGGTCATCAAATCGCCGTGGCCGTCCATGCTGCGCACGGTATACAAAGACGACGAACGGTACCGCAAGTACTGGGAGACGATCCCGGGAGTTTACACGGTCGGCGACCTTGCGGTAAAAGGTAAGGACGGATACATCATGATCCTCGGGAGGTCCGATGACATCATCATCGTTGCCGGCCACAACATCGGCACCGCCGAAGTGGAGAGCGCGCTCGTCTCCCACCATGCCGTTGCCGAGGCTGCGGTCATCGGAAAACCCGATGTCGTAAAGGGGAACTCGATCAAGGCGTTCGTCATCCTCCGCGTGGGGAACCTGCCGAGCGACCGGCTCAAGCAGGACCTCCTGCACCATGTCCGGACAACGCTCGGGCCGATCGCCATGCCCCACGAAATTGACTTCGTGGACAAACTGCCCAAGACCCGGAGCGGCAAGATCATGCGCCGGGTCCTCAAGGCCAAGGAGATGGGGATGGATCCGGGAGACATCTCGACGCTGGAGGAGTAA
- a CDS encoding TrpB-like pyridoxal phosphate-dependent enzyme, producing MQTKILLDEEQMPKRWYNVQADLPTPLDPPLHPATHKPVGPDDLKAIFPMELIKQEVTTDRYIDIPGEVQDVLRLFRPTPLYRAFRLEKFLKTPAKIYYKWEGVSPAGSHKTNTSVPQAYYNMKAGMERIATETGAGQWGSALAFATMLYDLECTIYMVRSSYTQKPYRKSMMQVWGAECIASPSTKTKSGQMVLEKDPETPGALGIAISEAVEDAATHANTNYALGSVLNHVCLHQTIIGQECREQFAMVEDYPDVVIGCVGGGSNFAGIAFPFAGDKMTGKHKDTDIIGAEPASCPTLTKGEFTYDFGDVAGLTPLLKMFTLGHDFVPPSIHAGGLRYHGDSPIVSRLVHDGVMRAVAYHQSEVFDAAQTFSRTEGIIVAPETSHAVKCAIDEARKCKKTGEEKTILFNCSGHGNFDMSAYDAYYAGQLVDYEYPDELIREAIGRIPKIQ from the coding sequence ATGCAGACAAAGATCCTGCTCGATGAAGAGCAGATGCCCAAACGGTGGTATAATGTCCAGGCCGACCTGCCTACCCCGCTCGACCCGCCGCTCCACCCGGCAACCCATAAGCCGGTGGGGCCCGATGACCTCAAAGCAATCTTCCCGATGGAACTGATCAAACAGGAAGTGACCACGGACCGGTACATCGATATCCCGGGAGAGGTGCAGGACGTGCTCCGGCTCTTCCGGCCAACTCCCCTGTACCGTGCCTTCCGGCTGGAGAAGTTCCTCAAGACCCCGGCAAAGATCTACTACAAGTGGGAGGGTGTCAGCCCAGCCGGGAGCCACAAGACCAACACCTCGGTCCCGCAGGCATACTACAACATGAAGGCCGGGATGGAACGGATCGCAACCGAGACCGGTGCCGGGCAGTGGGGGTCCGCCCTTGCGTTCGCTACCATGCTCTACGATCTCGAGTGCACGATCTACATGGTCCGGTCGAGCTATACCCAGAAGCCGTACCGAAAGTCGATGATGCAGGTCTGGGGGGCGGAGTGCATCGCGAGCCCCAGCACGAAGACGAAGTCCGGGCAAATGGTTCTTGAAAAAGACCCGGAGACCCCCGGGGCGCTGGGTATTGCGATTTCGGAAGCGGTCGAGGACGCAGCAACGCACGCGAATACCAATTACGCGCTCGGCTCGGTGCTGAACCATGTCTGCCTCCACCAGACGATCATCGGGCAGGAGTGCCGCGAACAGTTCGCGATGGTGGAGGACTATCCCGATGTCGTCATCGGCTGCGTTGGCGGCGGGTCGAACTTTGCCGGGATCGCTTTCCCGTTCGCGGGCGACAAGATGACCGGGAAGCACAAGGACACCGATATTATTGGTGCCGAACCTGCCTCGTGCCCGACGCTCACCAAGGGAGAGTTCACGTACGACTTCGGCGACGTGGCAGGATTAACACCACTCCTGAAGATGTTCACGCTCGGCCACGACTTCGTGCCGCCGTCCATCCATGCCGGCGGCCTCCGGTATCACGGGGACTCACCGATCGTTTCCCGTCTTGTCCACGATGGGGTTATGCGTGCGGTTGCCTATCACCAGAGTGAAGTATTCGATGCAGCCCAGACCTTCTCGCGCACGGAAGGGATCATCGTTGCGCCGGAGACATCGCACGCAGTGAAGTGTGCCATCGACGAGGCGCGGAAGTGCAAAAAGACCGGCGAGGAGAAGACCATCCTGTTCAATTGCTCGGGGCACGGCAACTTCGATATGTCAGCCTATGATGCGTACTATGCCGGCCAGCTTGTCGACTACGAGTACCCGGACGAACTGATCCGGGAAGCCATCGGACGGATCCCCAAGATTCAATAA
- a CDS encoding ABC transporter ATP-binding protein: MLFSDVAKVYPLPAGDVRALDGVSFRVDRGEFISIMGPSGSGKSTLLNLMGCLDTPTEGDIWISGTRIRDMSDTELTTLRRDRIGFIFQYFNLFPLLNIIENVTFPMMLKSGRDVDPERGKEVLRAVQLDEKLFTHTPTELSGGQQQRVAIARALINNPDILLCDEPTGNLDSKTGAGIMELMTELNRNGTTVIMVTHDQNIANYSRRTIRISDGRIVP, encoded by the coding sequence ATGCTCTTCTCGGACGTGGCCAAGGTGTACCCCCTCCCGGCCGGGGACGTCCGGGCACTGGACGGTGTCTCGTTCCGGGTGGACCGGGGCGAGTTCATCTCCATCATGGGCCCCTCGGGGTCCGGGAAGTCCACGCTTTTGAACCTGATGGGGTGCCTTGATACGCCCACGGAAGGGGACATCTGGATCAGTGGCACCCGGATACGGGACATGTCGGATACGGAGCTCACTACCCTGCGGCGGGACCGGATCGGGTTTATCTTCCAGTACTTCAACCTCTTCCCCCTGCTGAATATCATCGAGAACGTCACGTTCCCCATGATGCTGAAGAGCGGGAGGGATGTGGACCCGGAGCGGGGAAAGGAAGTCCTCCGCGCCGTCCAGCTGGATGAAAAGCTCTTCACCCACACCCCCACGGAACTCTCCGGTGGCCAGCAGCAGCGGGTCGCCATTGCCCGGGCGCTCATCAACAACCCGGACATTCTCCTCTGCGATGAGCCGACGGGTAACCTTGACTCAAAGACCGGTGCCGGGATCATGGAGCTGATGACCGAGCTCAACCGGAACGGGACAACTGTCATCATGGTCACCCACGACCAGAACATCGCCAATTACTCGCGCCGGACCATCCGGATCTCTGACGGGAGGATCGTCCCATGA
- a CDS encoding ADP-ribosylglycohydrolase family protein, giving the protein MLKKFKGCVLGAAIGDALGMPNESASPNLNKMKYGYRRPYKGHPNEGLNAGQYTDDTQLMILVGTLLADRKYTEDRYAHALRELYIRGALRFPDGSLSAACERMAKENAPQKGVKSTTSGCLAAGVPFVLGFPDMNEACERAVRACNITHSHPAAHAAISTFVTLLYHALNESPNPVERAVQKALAEDEILGGKIRNALNLEREGMETETALLKIGNDVSVYQTLPIAFFLISRYTHPPDLLTVSANTGGNTDTIALICGAYLGAAKGMDILPEDLVRGLEDRDRIELLGQRLYNLYTQKKA; this is encoded by the coding sequence ATGCTGAAAAAATTCAAGGGATGCGTGCTGGGCGCGGCAATCGGCGATGCGCTTGGCATGCCCAACGAAAGTGCATCCCCCAACTTAAACAAGATGAAGTACGGGTACCGCCGCCCGTACAAGGGCCACCCCAACGAAGGGTTGAACGCGGGGCAGTACACCGATGATACGCAGCTGATGATCCTTGTCGGGACACTTCTTGCAGACAGGAAATATACCGAGGACCGGTACGCCCATGCCCTCCGGGAGCTCTATATCCGGGGAGCCCTCCGGTTCCCGGACGGGTCCCTCTCTGCTGCGTGCGAACGGATGGCAAAGGAGAACGCCCCGCAGAAAGGCGTCAAGTCCACAACCTCAGGATGCCTTGCGGCGGGTGTTCCCTTTGTCCTCGGTTTCCCGGACATGAACGAGGCCTGCGAGCGGGCGGTCCGTGCCTGCAACATTACCCACTCCCATCCGGCAGCCCATGCCGCAATCTCTACGTTCGTCACCCTCCTCTACCATGCCCTCAACGAATCGCCAAACCCCGTGGAGCGCGCTGTCCAGAAAGCGCTGGCTGAAGATGAGATCCTGGGCGGAAAGATCCGGAATGCCCTCAACCTGGAACGGGAAGGGATGGAGACAGAGACTGCACTCCTGAAGATCGGAAACGATGTCTCGGTGTACCAGACCCTTCCCATCGCGTTCTTCCTCATCAGCCGGTATACCCACCCCCCGGACCTCCTGACAGTCTCCGCAAATACCGGGGGCAATACCGATACCATCGCTCTCATCTGCGGGGCTTATCTCGGTGCTGCAAAAGGCATGGATATATTGCCCGAAGACCTTGTCAGGGGGCTCGAGGACCGCGATCGGATCGAGCTCCTCGGGCAGCGGCTCTATAACCTTTATACGCAGAAAAAAGCCTGA
- a CDS encoding ABC transporter permease produces the protein MIFWEIAKRNIRLHFLRSTLAMLGIVIGVVAIASMGILGNSMVSMVSDSLSSVGDSVIVYPYTGGGGFHGGGGSSDNLKITDQQFQQIKRVVAPGIAIPVHSTSERMKVGVSKDYIVASVYGIDPQYLKDLNFELTAGSLNNANSGCLVGSAFAKDNNIKVGSRISMGTDGSKGTLRVTGIIKERGMSFDISTDNAVIATQDWFEGTYNTGKYYDEIVVKVKRDQDTANVKTIIEKQMNKRDKVVMVIDSKATLASIYETFGSITAFVTAIGGISMIVAGVSIFNIMMMSVNERIKEIGIMRSIGTQKKEVMSMFVYEAAIIGVIGSVVGGILSLLAGYAISALMLQSTKYLWTLSTASSIAVGVGFGIVVCLACGIYPAWQAANLNPIDALRHE, from the coding sequence ATGATCTTCTGGGAGATCGCAAAGCGGAACATCCGGCTGCACTTCCTCCGGTCAACCCTTGCCATGCTTGGCATCGTGATCGGGGTTGTTGCCATCGCCTCGATGGGCATCCTCGGCAACAGCATGGTTTCCATGGTCTCCGACAGCCTCTCGTCCGTGGGGGACAGTGTCATCGTCTATCCCTATACCGGTGGCGGCGGGTTCCACGGGGGCGGCGGGAGTTCGGATAACCTGAAGATAACCGACCAGCAGTTCCAGCAGATCAAACGTGTCGTTGCGCCGGGCATTGCGATACCGGTCCATTCGACTTCGGAGCGCATGAAAGTCGGCGTGAGCAAGGATTACATCGTTGCATCCGTATATGGGATCGACCCCCAGTATCTCAAGGACCTCAACTTCGAGCTGACTGCAGGCAGCCTCAACAATGCCAACTCCGGGTGCCTTGTCGGGTCCGCGTTTGCCAAGGACAACAACATCAAGGTGGGATCGCGGATCTCGATGGGAACGGACGGCTCGAAAGGAACGCTCCGTGTCACCGGTATCATCAAGGAGCGGGGCATGAGCTTCGACATCAGCACGGACAACGCCGTCATCGCCACCCAGGACTGGTTCGAGGGCACCTACAATACCGGGAAATACTATGACGAGATCGTCGTCAAGGTCAAGCGCGACCAGGACACCGCAAACGTCAAGACCATCATCGAGAAGCAGATGAACAAGCGGGACAAGGTTGTAATGGTCATCGACAGCAAAGCTACCCTCGCCTCCATCTACGAGACTTTCGGCTCGATCACCGCGTTCGTCACGGCAATCGGCGGGATCTCGATGATCGTCGCCGGTGTCTCGATCTTCAACATCATGATGATGTCGGTCAACGAGCGGATCAAGGAGATCGGCATCATGCGGAGCATCGGTACGCAGAAGAAAGAGGTGATGAGCATGTTCGTATACGAAGCTGCCATCATCGGGGTCATCGGCAGTGTCGTGGGAGGCATACTGAGTCTCCTTGCAGGGTACGCCATCAGCGCCCTGATGCTCCAGTCAACGAAATACCTCTGGACCCTCTCGACCGCGTCCTCGATTGCCGTGGGCGTCGGCTTTGGCATCGTGGTCTGCCTCGCCTGCGGCATCTACCCGGCGTGGCAGGCAGCAAACCTCAACCCGATCGATGCCCTCCGGCACGAGTGA
- a CDS encoding L-lactate MFS transporter, with the protein MSENTRETIMGMEPETGRWILVFLGLVINLCLGTIYSWSVFVAPLTDYFTKEMGQTVTASEVLLPFSVFLAFFAIAMPFTGKYIEQYGPRTVTIVGGVLTGLGWLLASFATSVPMLYVVYGVIGGIGVGIAYGVPVAVSARWFPDRRGLAVGLTVLGFGFSAFFTANIASWLIGSYGVMTTFRFFGIAFVVLTILLALPLRFPKAGWTPRGWTAPAPAPGQSSTCEFRRDQMLKSSSFIGLWLCYFIGCLAGLMAISIAKPVGTDIGIEAGLAVILVGIFAVFNGFGRPVFGAITDRFSPRNAAILSFILIAGVSLLLWQFPGETMYIIAFVILWGCLGGWLAIAPASTGCYFGTSDYPRCYGVVFLAYGAGAIAGPQLAGFIKNSTGSYLGVFPFVFALAIIGLVIAFALLRAPKAPDAA; encoded by the coding sequence ATGAGTGAAAACACCAGGGAAACAATCATGGGAATGGAACCCGAGACGGGGCGCTGGATACTGGTCTTCCTCGGTCTCGTCATCAATCTCTGCCTGGGAACGATCTATTCATGGAGCGTGTTTGTCGCACCCCTTACGGATTATTTCACCAAAGAGATGGGACAAACGGTAACGGCAAGCGAGGTCCTGTTGCCCTTCTCGGTATTCCTGGCATTCTTTGCCATTGCCATGCCATTTACCGGAAAATACATTGAACAATACGGTCCCCGCACCGTGACTATCGTCGGCGGTGTCCTGACGGGGCTTGGCTGGCTTCTGGCCTCCTTTGCCACATCGGTCCCGATGCTCTACGTGGTCTATGGCGTGATTGGGGGTATTGGTGTCGGGATCGCATACGGGGTGCCGGTTGCGGTTTCAGCCCGCTGGTTCCCGGACCGGAGAGGCCTTGCCGTCGGCCTGACGGTGCTCGGTTTCGGGTTCTCGGCCTTTTTCACGGCAAACATAGCCAGCTGGCTGATCGGCTCGTACGGGGTCATGACAACGTTCCGTTTCTTTGGGATTGCATTTGTCGTCCTGACCATCCTGCTGGCCCTGCCCCTGAGGTTCCCCAAAGCCGGGTGGACTCCCCGGGGGTGGACGGCTCCAGCGCCAGCCCCTGGCCAGTCGAGTACCTGCGAGTTCCGGCGTGACCAGATGCTGAAGTCCTCTTCCTTTATCGGTCTCTGGCTCTGCTACTTCATTGGTTGTCTTGCCGGCCTGATGGCGATCTCCATTGCAAAGCCTGTTGGGACCGACATCGGGATCGAAGCGGGGCTGGCAGTCATACTTGTCGGGATCTTCGCGGTCTTCAACGGGTTCGGACGCCCGGTCTTTGGGGCAATAACCGACAGGTTCAGCCCGAGGAATGCAGCGATACTCTCCTTCATCCTGATAGCAGGCGTTTCACTCCTCCTGTGGCAGTTCCCCGGCGAGACGATGTACATCATCGCTTTTGTCATACTCTGGGGCTGCCTTGGCGGGTGGCTCGCTATTGCACCGGCAAGTACCGGCTGTTACTTCGGTACGTCCGATTACCCGCGGTGTTACGGTGTGGTCTTCCTCGCTTACGGTGCCGGCGCCATTGCCGGGCCACAGCTGGCCGGGTTCATCAAGAATTCGACAGGATCCTATCTCGGGGTCTTTCCGTTCGTCTTCGCCCTTGCAATTATCGGCCTCGTCATCGCGTTTGCCTTGCTCAGAGCCCCGAAGGCGCCGGATGCCGCATAG
- a CDS encoding ATP-NAD kinase family protein, whose translation MKRIGFIVNPVAGMGGSVGLKGTDGNVEEAKRRGAVPHAGERAQRALEQLKRAKGLCFLTCAGGMGESSLSAVGLENYQVVYAPGSETSAHDTRTAAAVFLEKGVDLILFCGGDGTARDIFSIVGRDVPILGIPAGVKMYSGVFAVNPDAAAELVAGLDTASLRDSEVMDVDEDAYRAGTLDTRLFGIARTPVIRGMVAVSKQVYEQPDEERAKGEIAQFIQEVMVPGALYIIGAGTTTEAIVRYLGHKKTLLGVDVLKNGRLVAADADEKTLLRLTEREKDVRIIISPIGAQGFILGRGNQQISPAIVRRAGIGHVIVVATPHKLQDIPELLVDSGDPVLDREFGDSIQVICGYRIAQRKKVRH comes from the coding sequence ATGAAACGGATTGGCTTCATCGTCAACCCGGTTGCCGGGATGGGCGGGTCGGTGGGGCTGAAGGGCACCGACGGGAACGTGGAGGAGGCAAAGCGACGCGGTGCCGTGCCGCATGCCGGGGAACGGGCGCAGCGGGCACTTGAGCAGCTTAAAAGAGCAAAGGGCCTCTGTTTTCTGACCTGCGCCGGGGGGATGGGGGAATCCTCCCTTTCTGCTGTCGGCCTGGAAAATTATCAGGTCGTGTATGCCCCGGGGAGCGAGACCTCCGCACACGACACCCGTACAGCCGCGGCGGTTTTTTTGGAAAAAGGTGTTGACCTCATCCTCTTTTGCGGGGGTGACGGCACAGCCCGTGACATCTTCTCGATTGTTGGCCGCGATGTGCCCATACTCGGGATTCCCGCGGGAGTGAAGATGTACTCCGGGGTCTTTGCCGTAAATCCCGACGCTGCTGCGGAACTGGTTGCAGGGCTGGATACGGCATCCCTGCGGGACTCCGAGGTCATGGATGTGGACGAAGATGCGTACCGGGCAGGGACGCTGGACACGCGGCTCTTTGGCATTGCCCGGACTCCCGTGATCCGGGGCATGGTTGCAGTCTCAAAACAGGTGTACGAGCAGCCGGACGAGGAGCGGGCAAAAGGGGAGATCGCCCAGTTCATACAGGAAGTGATGGTGCCAGGGGCGCTGTACATCATCGGGGCAGGCACGACAACCGAAGCAATTGTGCGCTATCTGGGGCACAAGAAGACCCTGCTTGGCGTGGATGTGCTGAAGAACGGCAGGCTTGTTGCAGCGGACGCGGACGAGAAGACCCTCCTCCGGCTCACAGAGCGGGAAAAAGACGTGCGGATCATCATCAGCCCTATTGGTGCACAGGGCTTCATCCTGGGCAGGGGCAACCAGCAGATCAGCCCCGCAATCGTACGGAGGGCAGGAATCGGGCATGTTATTGTTGTCGCAACGCCGCACAAACTGCAGGACATTCCCGAGTTACTGGTGGATTCCGGTGACCCGGTGCTTGACCGCGAGTTCGGTGACTCGATTCAGGTCATCTGCGGGTACCGTATCGCCCAGCGGAAGAAGGTCCGGCATTGA